Genomic segment of Mycolicibacterium psychrotolerans:
GACCGCCACGACGCCTGCGGCACCGCCGCCGCCTCCGCCGGCGTCGCCGACGGAGAACGCGCCCCGGACCGCCGGTGGCAACCCGTTCACCTCGATTCCGCCCAACGCGGGTGACAACGGCAGGAACCCGGGGGCGCCCCGCGCGCCACAGTGACCGTGGTGAGCCATCTTCACTGAACGACACGCCGGTCTCGCGGCACTGGTGGTGAGCGTCTTCGTACTGCTCACCGCCAGTGTCAGGCCGGCGCCGATGTCCGTGCGCGGAGGTCCCGGCGAGGTGATCGGCGGGCCCTACGCCGCGCTGCTGGCACATTCGGTCGATCTCGGGCCGTCGAACGACCGCACCGCACAACTCATCATCGAGCTGCGCGACGCCGTCCCACCGCAGACGTTGCAGAGCTGGGCCGGCACCCGGTCGCTGACCGTGCGATGGCGTCCAGGACAGCACTGGGCGGTCGTCGAGGGCGCCGCGCAGAGGGTCGCGCGAGCTTTCGGCGTGGACATCCACAACTTCCGCGAGCGGCACGGCCGGGTGTTCTACGCTTCGCGGCGCCAGCCCGCCGTCCCCGACGTCCTGGCCGGTGAGGTCAGCGGGATCGGCCGGATCCTGGGCTACACGCCCTATCGCAACTCACAGCCGCGGCAATTGCCCCTCGACGTCCCCGAATTCGGGTTGACGCCCGCCGCGCTGCGCACCACCTACGAAGCCGACGGCTTGTTCGGCGACGGCTACACCGGCAAGGGGCAGACGATCGTCATCTTCGCGTTCGGCGGCTTCGATCAGGCCGACCTCGACGCGTTCGCCACCCGATACGCGCTGCCGCGGTTCGCTCCGACAGTGATCGGCGGACCGCCCGGGGAATCGAGCGCGGAGACGACGATGGATCTGTCGATCGTGCACGCGATCGCGCCCGATGCGCAGAAGGTGGTGGTCAACGCGCGTCCGACAGTCGAGGGTGACGGTGCCTACGTCAAGATCGGCCAGATGATGGAGGACGTCGACCGGCTGTTCCCCGGCGCGGTGTGGAGCTTCTCGATCAGCTGGGGTTGCGACAAACTGCTCACCGCTACGGATCTCGCGCCCGCGCGGTCGGCCTTGGTGGCCGCGGCCGGCCGCGGCACGACGGCGTTCATGGCCAACGGTGACCTCGCCGGACTGGAGTGCAAGAGCGGCGACGACTGGTCGTCGGCGCCGGAGGCTGACAACGTCGGACTGAATTCGGTTGCCTCCCTTCCGGAAATGGTCAACGTCGGCGGGACGACTCTGTCGACCGACGCCCGTGGTGG
This window contains:
- a CDS encoding S53 family peptidase; the encoded protein is MSVRGGPGEVIGGPYAALLAHSVDLGPSNDRTAQLIIELRDAVPPQTLQSWAGTRSLTVRWRPGQHWAVVEGAAQRVARAFGVDIHNFRERHGRVFYASRRQPAVPDVLAGEVSGIGRILGYTPYRNSQPRQLPLDVPEFGLTPAALRTTYEADGLFGDGYTGKGQTIVIFAFGGFDQADLDAFATRYALPRFAPTVIGGPPGESSAETTMDLSIVHAIAPDAQKVVVNARPTVEGDGAYVKIGQMMEDVDRLFPGAVWSFSISWGCDKLLTATDLAPARSALVAAAGRGTTAFMANGDLAGLECKSGDDWSSAPEADNVGLNSVASLPEMVNVGGTTLSTDARGGWLGEQTWYDIPLSLGTSGGVSELFDLPGWQGAAAGSVAADRNTGQRLTPDVAAVADPFTGVSFILDGQPTIGGGTSQAAPIWAGFAAVMNDYLLSTGGRRLGDLNPQLYRIAAGARLPAFRDVTLGGNAVDNAAPGYDLVTGLGTPRVGNLVRDVADLQRETS